The genomic region CCTCGGCGACCTGCCGGGCCTCACGTTCGGTGACTGCGGGCTGGTGGGGTGTTGCGGACAAGAGACTCACCTCGCCGCGAATAGGGATCTTGGTCCGTTACGTTACTGATCGGTTCTACTCGATCGTATGTACCCGATTCCGGGCGACCCCACCAGTCCTCGCGCGGCGTTCGGCCGATGCCGTTACGCCCCCACGGTTACGCCGATCGGTCGTTTCAGCCGATGTCCACCGAGTACGACGTGGTGTCGAGCCGCCCCTTGCCGCGGAAGACCTCGGTGCCCGACTCGATGCCGGAGACGTACTTGTCGTCGCTCAGCAGTTTCCGCCGTACGAGTGCCTGGGTGAAGTCGTCGAGGTTGAGGGTGGCCCTGGTGGTGTTGGCCTGCCGGACGAAGGAGTGCACCTTCCAGCCGATGTCGCCCTCGTAGATGTCCCACATGGCGCCGCCGAGGCTGACGCTGCCGACCTTCGAGCCGAGGGGCCCGGCCCCGCCCTGCCGGTTGAGCCAGACCATGATCTCGTCGGTGGGCTGGTCCTGCCAGTCCGCGGTGTTCTTGCTGTGCAGCCACAGGTCGTAGGCGACGTTCATGACACCGGGACCGGAGCTGACGGAGAACTCCCAGCTGGTCCGCACGGGCTTGCGGTCACCGACCCGGATCGGCAGCTCGGTGGCCGCCTTGTCGGCCTTCCACCCCCAGTGCCAGCCGAGCACGGTACTGGAGTACGACTTGACGGCGTTCTCCTTGCCGGGCTTGCTCGTCCAGTCGTAGTCCGTGCCCCACGAAATGGTGTCCCCGCTGCGGGAGTTGTCCCAGACGCACTGGGTGCCGGTGCCGTCGTCCTGCCCCCAGAGGTTGTTGTTCACGTAGTACTTGCCCATCGCGACCGTGTCGAAGGCCCCGCACTTCTTCGCCTCCTCCCCCGCCATGGCGACGGTGACGGACCCGCCGACCGCGAACGCGGCGACAACAGAGCCGACAACCTTCGCCCGCCGAGAAAGACGTGGACGCCTGTGCTGCATCGGTGTTTCCT from Streptomyces sp. NBC_00878 harbors:
- a CDS encoding endo-1,4-beta-glucanase gives rise to the protein MQHRRPRLSRRAKVVGSVVAAFAVGGSVTVAMAGEEAKKCGAFDTVAMGKYYVNNNLWGQDDGTGTQCVWDNSRSGDTISWGTDYDWTSKPGKENAVKSYSSTVLGWHWGWKADKAATELPIRVGDRKPVRTSWEFSVSSGPGVMNVAYDLWLHSKNTADWQDQPTDEIMVWLNRQGGAGPLGSKVGSVSLGGAMWDIYEGDIGWKVHSFVRQANTTRATLNLDDFTQALVRRKLLSDDKYVSGIESGTEVFRGKGRLDTTSYSVDIG